In Equus caballus isolate H_3958 breed thoroughbred chromosome 28, TB-T2T, whole genome shotgun sequence, the following proteins share a genomic window:
- the SNRPF gene encoding small nuclear ribonucleoprotein F isoform X2: MSLPLNPKPFLNGLTGKPVMVKLKWGMEYKGYLVSVDGYMNMQLANTEEYIDGALSGHLGEVLIRCNNVLYIRGVEEEEEDGEMRE, encoded by the exons ATG AGTTTGCCCCTCAATCCCAAACCTTTCCTCAATGGATTAACAGGAAAGCCAGTAATGGTGAAACTTAAGTGGGGAATGGAGTACAAAGGCTACCTGGTATCTGTAGATGGCTATATGAACATGCAG cttGCAAACACAGAAGAATACATAGATGGAGCATTGTCTGGACATCTGGGTGAAGTTTTAAtaag GTGtaataatgtcctttatatcAGGGGtgttgaagaagaggaagaagatggggaAATGAGAGAATAG